In Haliaeetus albicilla chromosome 22, bHalAlb1.1, whole genome shotgun sequence, the genomic window GAGACCCCAGCCCCTGTAGAAGGCTGATGAAGGGGACTCGTCCAGAGGATTCATGGTCCCCTATAGGGAGACCAAGTCTATAGGAGCCTGGTCTCCAGGGGGTCCCCGGCCCTATAGGGGCCTTATAGGAGACCCCAGGGCCTATAGAGGGTTGATGGGGGGGGCTTATGCAGAGGCGTCTTGGTCCCTATAGGGGGACCAAGTCTATAGGAGCCTGGTCTATAGGGGGTCCCAGGCTCTATAGGGGGTCCCAGGCCCTATAGGGGGGCTGGGAcccaggggggtggggggcggacAGACACACCGGACGGGGTCGCCTATGGCCTGGGACATATGGGGGGGTCACGTGGGTCCCGGCGCCTatagcggggagggggggacgggacaAGTCACGTGGGTCAGGCCAcagaggggagggggcaggTCCCGTGGGCCCCGGTGTCGCgtggtgtcccccccccaactcaCCGCTCCGCGACCGCGACCGCCGCTTCCCCCCGCGTCCCGGCCGGCCCCgctggccccgccccctcgcCCTCTATTGGCCACCCGTCGCCCCGCCCCCTTGCCGCCGCGTCCCGCCCCTTACCGGAGGCCGGCGGGAACGGGCGCGCCTCATTGGCCCGCACGCCTCCGCTCTCGCTCCGCTATTGGCGGGAGAGGCTGCCGCTCCCACCCGTAAGCCACGCCCCCTCCCGTGCTGCCGCGGGTGGGCGGGCCGACGGGACGTCACCGCGGCGTCCCTCGCGGCCATTGGCCCGTGCGCCGGCACCCCCCCGGGCGTTGATTGGCCTGAGGGGGGacggggcggggccggcggggagggggcggggccacGTGACCCGGGCGGGAGAGCACGTGACCACAACAACCCTTCGCCTATAGCGCCGGCCCTATAGGGGTGTCCTGCGCGTGCCGCCACCTGTAGGGCGCGGATCcctccactccccccccaccgGGGACACCCTATCCAGGACTGTAAGGCCACTCCCTTTCCTATAGGGAGTTTTCTATAGGCCCCTGCCTGCCCTAGGGGGTCACCCTATAGCCCCTTTCCCCTATAGGGAGCGCTCTGCAGCCCGGTTTGACCTACAGAAGGGCCGTAAAGACCCTCCGCTTGCTACCGAGAATACCCTATAGCTCTCCCCACCCCCTACAGGGGATGTCGTAGGACTCCATCTGACCTATAGGGGACCGTAGGCCTCACCCATGGCCCACTAGGGAGCATTCTACAGGCCCCCACCCCCTTTAGGGGACACCCTATGGTGCTGCCCACCCTATAGGGGATCCTATGGATGGAGTGAGGCCATGCAGCCCCCGCCCCATACCCTCCTTCCCCCTATAGGGGACAACCAATGGCTCTGTTTGACCCTCGGAGGAGCACAAGGCCCCTCTGTCTCCTATAGGAGACATCCTTCAGGCCCCTCCCACCTATAGGGGACACCCCATAGCCTCCCCCGCCCCCTATAGACACCCCATAGCTGGGGCCCAGCTAGGACTACAACTCCCATCAGGCAccgcgcggggaggggggcgtgGCTGAGAGAGGCCGGGTGCCATGGCGACGGCGCACCGGGCGCATGCGCAGAGCGCAAAGCGAGGGCGTCAttccctcccccttcctcccacaCCCGGCGCATGCGCAGGAGCGCCGAGCTGCGGCGGGAGGGTGGCTTTCCGCGCATGCCCGGCTGTTGGCGCATGCGCAACTCGCctcggccccgccccgcccggccccgccccgccagTCGGTGCGTGGCCGCCGCGCCGGACGGACGCGCTTGAGCGGGTCTCCGCGCTCGTCGCCATGGCTGACCCCACTACTCAATCCCCCTTCGTTtcttcatcctcatcctcctcctccggtCAGTCACAGCCCCAGCTCGGAGGCTGCGGGGCCGCTGGCTCCGCCTTCTGCGCCGGTAAGGGCCTGGCGGGGCCTGGAGGGCCTGGGGTGCCTGAGGAAGGGGGGCGGGAAGAGGCCTTTAGGGGGTAGGTCTGAGGTGAAAGAGGCCTTAGGGGGGCACATATGGGGGTGGGGAGACCTTTAGGAGGCAATTCTGTGGAGGAAAGAGGCCTTTAAGGAGCAGATATAGGGGAAAGAGGTCTTGGAGGGGTAGATATAGGGGAAGGAGGCCTATAGGAGGCAGATCTGGGGGGCGGAGGCCTTTAGGGGTGCAATTATGGGGGGGGAGGTCTTTAGGAGGGTAGGTATAGGGGAAAGAGGGTTCTGGGGGGCAGATATGAGATGAAGTGGCCTTTAGGGGAGCAGATGTGGGGAGAAGAGGCCTTTAAGGGGCGGGTATACGGGAAAGAGGCCTTTAAGGGGGCAGATATAGGGGAAAGAGGCCTTTAAGGGGGCAGGTAAGGGGGGCAGTGGCACATCCAGCCCTGCATCCTGCAGAAACGGGAGAAAAACATGTAGAAAAGGGgctgttggatttttttggaGGGAGGTCATTGTGTGGCCAGGCTGCTCCGTCCGTCCGCCCCAGGAgggtgagctggggggggggggtccccggcatttggggggggggggcactttGCCCTCCCCCTCACCCCCGAGGCACCCCCTGAATGCCAGCGCTCGTTTCAGGGCACCCTGATTTTGCGATTACCGCCCATGTACCTTGATTCCCGTGTTTTCACCCCAGTTTTCACAGTCAGATCCCACAGAGCCCCAAAACCCTGCAGTTTTGCCCCACATATCACCCTGGCAGTAGCAGGGGGAGCTTCCCTAGAGGTCCAGTGCcaagagggagggaaggtggAGATTTTGGGGTGACACGACGCCATCTGTGCTCCAGCTGTTGTCACCTGGTGGGGACAGCTGCTGTGCCGGACTCCTGCCCCAAACAGCCTGATCAGGGTGGGGAAAATGGggtaaaaacccccaaatttggTCAAAACCAGCGTTCGCCTGATGGTCTCGCGTCGAAGAGGCGGCGGCAGGTGACACAACATCTCCCCAAAAAAGGGAAACTGGAGGAAACCCTGTTCCCCTTCTGCGGTACAACCGGGTGCCCCAAAACCCCCGGGAACCCCCCTCTTTTGTGAGTGTGGAACCGCCGGCGCCTGACACGCCCCGATTTGGGGTAAAACCCTGTGGAAAAGGGTACGCAGACTCCAACcgtgggggtttgggggtgctcAAGCCACCCCTCCCCCTATCTGCCTGTTTTGGGGGTGAAGAGGCAGCGAACggtcccattttgggggggcgTTTACCCCAAAAAAACCATCAGCACCCcaaaaagacacaggacagtgGGATGAAGCCTTGCTGCGTCGAAGTGAAACCCCCTCCCTGCTTCAGGAGGTGACACCCTGACCCTGacgggtttggggggggggcttgggggagggtgttggttttgggggggcccccccccggggcacTGAGCTCTCACCCTCTATGTTTTCTTGCAGATCCCCccgcttcttcctcctcctcccagcctgtCTCTCTCTTTGCGGCTTCACCAGGCAAGTCTCCCCCCCGCCACACTTTCCTGCACAccccaggaagaaaaatgtcgAGGTGGAGGGGAAGGCTGTAACCGTAAAACGACCCccttggttttgggggggtctccAATGCCGGTTTGGGGTTCCCGATGCCACTGCGCTCTCCATCCgggtgctgctggtggcttggggcgggggggaacgATGACAGACCCCAAAAATAGCCCCTGCTTTTGGGGGGCTTCGCCTGCAGctcattttggggggggcaaaAGGGTCCTGAGATCCCCCCCTAAAATGgcagctgaggctggaggggtggtttaaaacccaccaaaaaattgacatttttcttttcctttttccttcctgcttatTAACAGaatttcttctccctctttccgGGCAAGCGCTTGCCCCAAGGCTTCATTCCCCCCGCCCCACGGCTTCATGCCTGCCCCATGGCTGTGTCCCCCCGCACATCGCCTCTGCCCCAcggctgctgcttctgctttgcacggcccccccctcccccccccccactgctgctgctcaccCGGCTGAGGAGGAATTCGCCGTTTCTCGTTGTTTggcctcaaaaaaacccaagaccCGCCTGCGCCCGCGTCCCACCCGCCGCCGTCTGTGTCTGTGTGCGACCCCCCTGCCTGGATCCGGCCCTGAAATttggggtggaggtggggggggaggtgAGGAGCCCCAAAacacccctcccagccctggagGACCCAAAATTCTCCCATCTGGGCCCAAGAGTGGGCGGAGGGAGGCTGCGGCCACGCTGGGGTCCCACACcctttggggaggggggggggctgaaTCCTGCCCCCCCTCATCCTCACTCCAGACCCAGTCCAGCTGTTTTTAGCCCCAAACCGAGGTCCCCAGCGGGACCCCCCCGCTTCCTGGTGCCAAACCTGAAGGTTTTGGGGTgtatttggggaggggggggggagcgtCCGACTGTTCACGCCGCCACGGGACCTGCTCACCCCCCCCAGCATGGCCGTGCCGAGGTGGGGGGACGACCCCGAAACATCGCTTGGGGTGCAGCTGGGTGCATGGCGGCCCTCCCCATGCATGCtgcgcccgcccccccccccaaaaatcgACTTGCCCCTCACGCCTGactttctcccctctctccgGCCCCAGCGGGCGCCGAAGCGGCACCAGGGGGACAAGGAGGTCGGGGAGccttcctccccgccccccaccctgccgtctcctcctcttcctcgggGGCACCCCCCTCGAAAGAACCGGATTCCCCTGAATCACCCTTCGAGGTCGTGCCGGATCGCGCCGCCTTTGACCGGGAATACGGCACCGCCGCCGCGCTGCTGGGGGAGCGCGAGGTGCTGAGCCAAATCCCTGAGGATCGCATCTGCGACTTCCCGGCGAAACCTCGCGCCGGTAGCATCACCGGTGTCACCGCTAAGGTCCCCACCGGATTGTGCCGGCAAACATCCGGCACCGCCGCAGCGTTGGAAGAGGTGTCCAAGTGCGTCCGGGAGATGCACAGTTTTACCAACGAGTTGCTCAGCTGGGATTTGGTGGAGCGTAATGGCGGTAACGGCATCACCAGTGGTAACGGTGACACCAGTAGCAGCGGTGACGCCGGCGGCAGCGGTAACACTGGCGTCGAAGCCGACAGCTCGGGCGATTCTGACGACACTGTCATCGAGGAAGCGCCAGTCGAGGATCTCCCCGGCGGCACCCTTCCCCGGCACCGTGCCACCGCCGGCAGCACCGGCATCACCGTcgcgccgccgccacccccccTTCCCGAAACACCCCCCCGCCCAGCTGCCCGGGACTGGGAGGAGGAGCGGCTGACCCTGCGGGCGCTGCGGGAATTGGGGGAGCCCCCCCAGGATACCCCGAATCCCCCCGGGGACCTGGCCGAACCCCCCCTGGGGACCCAGCTCCTCCCCTGCCtggcaggtaaaaaaaaaaaaagaacaaaaaaccccattttttttaatcccaaaaTCATCGCCGCTGCCACTGAGTCACCCCCAAAAcagcaggttgggggggggggctgcagctgggccCCCCCCCAATAAAGGGGGGGCCAAAAAGTGAGGGATTAAAGGAGGAGTGAGGCAAAAAGGGGGATGCAGCCCCAAAACGCCGCTGGGGATGTTGGTGGGGGGGGAGCCCCGCGTCTACGTCTTGttttgatgtaaaaaaaaaaggggatttCTGGCAAAACCCGCCGTCACACTGGGGAGGAAGTAATTAACGCTTGTTtgtaatgggggggggggaggtggtaATTAATGCCTGTGTCTAACGAGTGAATGGGGGGGTACAGGGACGGCACCGGACCCATTTTGGGGCGAATTGAAGCGAATCAAAGAGAGACGAAGCCATCGGAGGGGAAACAACCAGCCCCCACCTgtgatgggggggggagagacaCACTGCACCCCACGTCACCCCCCCTTTGTCACCTCTGTGTCCCCAACAGTCCACGACCTCCTCTTCTGGCGGGATGTGAGGAAGACGGGGATCGTCTTCGGcgccagcctcctcctcctcctctccctggccACCCTCAGCGCCGTCAGCGTGGTCGCCCACCTCGCCCTGGCCCTGCTCTCTGTCACCATCAGCCTCCGCGTCTACAAAGCCGTCGTCCAGGCTGTCCAGAAGTCGGAAGAGGGGCACCCCTTTCGGTGAGGGATatttttgggggtgtgtgtgtccccagttttggggggtgaggggtgTTGGGGacaacccccctccccccacccagggaTGGTGGCTGGGTGATGCGCTCGGTGGCCCAGCCGCTCTTTCCCCCTCCATAGGAAGGATGAAGGTTTGGGGGGTGAGTTTAGGGTgcaggggggatttgggggtgcagAGGGaggattttggggtccccccccattTCTGGGGGGCGTGGGAGCTTGGGGACACCCCCCAGGGGACAGCAACCTCACCCATTGGGTGATGCACAGCGGCCCAGCTGCTCTTTCCCCCTCTGCGGGATGGATGAaggtttggggggaggggagttCAGGGTGCAGGGGGAATTTTGGTGTGCAGGGGCAgtattttggggtccccccctgtttttgggtgggggtgggaggttGGGGACACCTCCCAGGGGATCGCAACCTCACCCATTGGGTGATgcacagcagcctggctgctctttcctcctctgaaGGACGGATGaagattttggggtgcagggggggatTTTTGGGGTGTAGAAGGggatttttggggtgccccctCCCTCACCTGACTGTgccacccccccacctcagAGCTTACCTGGAGCTGGACGTGACCTTGTCCCCCGAGACCTTCCAGGCTCACGCCACCACCGTCGCCCACCACCTCAACCAGGTGCTGCGGTTACTCCTCCGCCTCTTCTTGGTGGAGGATCTGGTGGATTCTGTGAAGGTAAGGggccttcctccccctcctcatcctcctcttcccctccccaggacccccccaaaacgcTCCTCTTATCCTttacccccccaccccagctggccaTGTCGATGTGGCTGCTGACCTACGTGGGAGCCGTCTTCAATGGCATCACCCTCCTCATCCTCGGTAAGAGTCGGGCTTTGCCCCCCTCCCCTTATAAAATAACTTCcccaaatttttaattttgggggGTGGCCCCCCAAAAAATAACtcggggggacgggacgggacaggGACTTGGCCTCCCTCATCCTGTGGCGCTGAACCCTCTGTCTCTCGCAGCCGAGCTATTGGCCTTCACCCTCCCGCCCCTCTACGAGAAGTACAAGGTAAGCCCCAAAATGGAAGGGGGACACCCCCAAAATGGAGGGAGGGTACCccagaaaagagaggggcacccccaaaatggggagaTTGCCCCTTAAAACCCCCCCTTGCCCCTCCCCACCAGGTGCAGATCGATCACTACGTGGGCATCGCCCGCAACCAGACCAAGGACCTCATGGCCAAGTAAGTGCTGACGGGACCCCCCAAATcacttttcccccctccctatTGCCGTGGCCCCCCCAAAATCGCTGCGTGCCCCTCCCCAAAATCACTATGCCCCCCTCCAAGCCTCTcacctctctgctctccccatAGGATCCAGGCGAAGCTCCCAGGCCTGGCCAAGAAGAAGCCGGAATAAAACCCCAGGGGTGGCGGGGAAATATCGGGGTACCCGGCTGGTGCCCCACCACCACCCGAGCTCATCTGCTGGCCCCCTCCAAActcagacaccccccccaagcTCGTACACTCCCTCCATCTCTCACAGTGGTGTCCGTctgtccttccctcccccccagtCTTGGACTTGGCCTCTGCTATGGGGCTATTGGGGggccctgcaccccaaaacccccctcCCGCTCCCCTGGGGGGGGGATCCCCCCCAGCTCGTTTCTCccccccctttatttttttttaacgttaATTGAGATGAAATGTCTGTAACTGCTGTAaattggggggggcggggcaaAGCCCCTCGAGGGGGGGCTCGGCCccctcccgcagcccccccaaaccGCACTGCGCCCCCCCCTCAATCCCCCCACCAGTAATTTGCGGTGGGGGGAAAacaggggaccccccccaatcCGTCCGCGGGGAAGCGGCATCAATAAAACACCGCGACGGATGCCTCTGCTCCCCCCTTTGCGCtgccgtgcccccccccaaaatatccccatgtcccccccaaaaTGTCCCCGTGTCTGTCATtgtctttctccccccccccgccgcgtcATTCCACGGGGCATCCAGGTATGGGTTTATTGAAGGGTGTCATGTACAAAAACTTGGGGGGGgagcttagaaaaaaaaagggggagggacACGCATAAATAAGAGTGACACTGCGGGGGGGGAGCTTTGGAGACGGGTGACACCATTGAGGGGACCCATAGGTGCCACCTCTGAGGCGTGGGGAGGGCACTGGTGATACTGAGGGGGGACATGGCTCTGGGGGTGGGACTGGGGACACtgagggggggggtgtctctgtgtcccatcccccccccgtgcctcagtttcccccccTCACCATGTGATGTGTGTCGTTCCCCCCCCAACAGTGTCCCTGTCCCCCGGGGGCTCAGGCGGTGCAGGCAGGGGGGGCCCCAGGGCACAGGGAGAAgaggggggggctgcggcggccACAGCCCCCCGGGGGGCCCCCCCCCAcgccttcctcttcctcctcccctgtgGCAGCTGCTTCAGCCTCAGTggctgctgcttcatcctcctgctcctcggtggggctggggggctgcggggctggggggagcggggacagccctgtccccccccagcctgtccCTGGGTGGGAACACGCTTGGCCCCCACAGTGGCCCTGTGGTGTCCCCATGTCCgtcccccccagtgtccccatgtcccccactATCCCCATTtaccccagtgtccccatgtcccccactGTCCCCACACCCGCCACCGTCCCCATTTACCCCAGTTTCCCCACGTCCCCCACCATCCCCATTTACCCCAGTGTCCTCACATCTCCCACCATCTCCATGTCCCCCACTGTCCACATGTCCCCCACCATCCCCATTtaccccagtgtccccacaCCCGCCACtgtccccacaccccccacatcccccagtgtccccacaccccccacagtccccagtgtccccatgtcccccaccGTCCCCACACCCTCCACCATCCCCATTTACCCCagcatccccatgtcccccagtgtccccacaccccccaccatccccatgtcccccagtGTCGCCACACCCCCCACCGTCCCCATTTACCCCAGCATCCCCATTTACCCCAGCtgtccccacacccccccaccgTCCCCATTtaccccagtgtccccatgtcccccagctgtccccacacacccccaccaTCCCCATTTATCCCAgcatccccacgtcccccactgtccccacaccccccaccATCCCCACACCCACCACTGTCCCCATTTACCCCAGcgtccccacatcccccagtgtccccactcccccccaccgTCCCCATTTACCCCAcgtcccccagccctccccatcACCCTCTCACCGTCAGGAACATCATCATCGTTGCCCCCGTCCCCGCGTCCCCGTCCCCGGCAGGCGCGCAGGAGCGCCCCGCGCTCTCCGGGGCCGAGGCGGAGGGTGCCGGGGTGGGCGTCCAGCGCGTGGCGGCGGATGTCCCCGAGGTGCAGCGAGGGCAGGGCGCGGGCGCAGAGCAGACACCGCAGCCGGTTCCCCCCCGCCTCCAGGTCCAGCAGCAGCTCGGCCCGCAGCCACCCCCGGAGCGAGTCCCCCCCCGGGCGGACCCTCGTCACCGGTAACCCCGAAGGGGACGTTTTCCCACCtcggggggacgggggacgcGGGCAGCCTCGACGACGATGACGGCGGGGACGGGTGGgggacggggagcctggggggggTTGGACGGCAGCCTCAGCGCGGGAaggtgggttgggggggggggacacaccttgggggtgttggggacaccttggggatggggagggatgtACTGGGGACaccttggggacatggggcagGGACCTTGGGGACATGAGGCAGGGaccttggggacatgggggatgTATTTGGCACACCATGGGGATGTGGGACAGGGACATTGGGGACActttggggacatggggggtgTATTGGGGACACCTTGGGGACACGGGGCAGGGACCTTGGGGACaccttggggacatggggcagggaccttggggacatggggggatgtattggggacaccatggggcAAGGACCCTGGGGACACGACGAGGACACCTTGGGGACGTGGGGGTGCGCTGGGGACACCGTGGGTCCCCGGGGAGGGGCCGGGGTCCCGGGGACACGCTGGGGACAGCAGAGCTCCGGGTCCCTGGGCCGGGGGAGACACGGGCTGGGGGCGGAGCCCAACCGTGAGGTGGGCGGGGCTGAGGAAAGGggcgggggcagcagggaaagGGCGGGGCCTAAACACGTCTGGTGTGTTTGGGGGCGTGGCTGAGGGCAAGCGGGTGTGAGTTGCAAGAGTGGGTGTGGCATGTCAGTCCCGGGGCGGAGCTTGTCTTAAAGGGGCACCCGGCGATTTGAAAGGGGCGGGGCTCCATTTGAAGAAGGCGGGGCCTGTCTTAAGAGGAGGCGGGGCCCATATTTAAATGGGCGTGGGTCAGGTTCGAGGGGGTGTGTGTAGGGGGACCCACATTGGAGGGGGCGTGTCCAATATTTAAAGAAGGGACACGACTGCCTTAAGGGGGGCGTGGCCCACGTTTAAAGGGCCACGGCTCCAATTAAAGGGGGTGTGACCCacctttgggggggggtcacatTAAAGGAGGAGTGGcctatatttaaaaaagcatggTGCAGCTTTGGGGGAGGAGCCACATTTAAAGGGCCACAGCTCAGATTTAGGGAGCCCTACATTAAAGGGGGCGTGGCCACATTTAAAGGGACACAGCTCAGCTTAAGGGCATGGCTccgctttgggggggggggccacaTTAGGTGTCCTCACATAAAAGGGTCCCCAACGcagtccccccccccaatacctGTCCCACCGCCGCCACCGGCACCGGGGGGTCCGTCGGGGTGGGCGTGGAGACCCAGGTGGGAATCCCAGGAGCGGAGGACGAGCTGCTTCTCGCGGGGTCCCCAAGCGCCGGAATAGGGATGTTTCTGCCGGATATGGCGCTTGATGGTGCTGAGCTTGAGGGTGGCGAGGGCGCTGCCGCAAACCATGCAGAGCATCCCGTGGCGCGCCGCGTTGAACTCCATCAGGTATTCGGCTCGCCAGCGTTCGTGGTAATACCGACGGTGATCCCGACCCGGGATACGGCTCCGACCCGGCCGCGACGCTCGAGCTTCGCAGTGGTCTGAGCTCCGACGGCCCCCCCGCGGTCCCGGCTCTGGCGGGGAGGCTGcgaggagcgggggggggggggggtgatggagggaaggggtatggatttgggggtgggggtgtctAAGGGATGGAAGAGTCTTGGGGGATTGATGTATGGGGGGCTCCAAGAATGGGGCGGGGAGATTTGGGGGAGCTCCAGGGGTTGGGGGACTCGAGTACGGGGAGGGTCCCCAGGGATGAGGAAGTCTTAGGGGGTCCCTGGTGATGGGGGGCCCTTGAGAGGGACGTttatgggctggggggggcttttGGGGTCCTCAGGGATAGCAGAGCCTGAGGGGACCCACTTTGGGGGGGAGGGTTCAGGGatcctggggggggacaccccaacTTGAGGGTCTTGGGGGACCCTATGTGGGGTGGTCCCCTGGGTTGGGGGTCTCAGTCCTGCTTGGGAGGGGGACGCGGCCCACAGGGGTGACCTCAAATTAGGGGGAtctggaggggaggggggacacgAGACCGGGGGCTCttaaaggagaaagggaagttCTTAAAGGGGCAGGGGCATCACAAATGGGGGGGTccacagggatggggcatcttAAAAGGGCGAGGGGGGGCTCTTAAAGAGACAGGGTGTCTTAAAGGAGCAGCGCACTTCAAGGGGCGGGGCTTGTAAAGGGGTATTTAAAAGGGGTGGGGCATGCCAAAGGGGAGGGGCCCTTAAAGGGGCAGGGGcatgtcagaggggctgggggtggttAAAGAGGGTGGGGATATCTTAAAGTGACAGTGGCACCTTAAAGGACCAGGGGCATCCTAAACTGGATAGGGGCATCTTAAAGAGACAGGGACATCTTAAAGGGACAGGGACACCTGAAAAGGATGGGGGCATCCCAGATTGGATGGGGGCATGTTAAAAGGACAGGAGCATCTTAAAGGGGCAGGGGCATCTTAAAGTGACAGGGGCATCTTAAAGCGACAGGAGCATCCTAAATTGGATGGGGGTATCCTAAAGGGCCAGGGGCATCCTAGAGGATGACAGGAGGATGGCAAAGGGATGGGGTCACCcccagggccggggggggggatctTAAAGGGCCAGCATCGCTCCCATTGTGCGCGAAGGGGGAGCCCAGCTCCCCCTCTGCAGGAGAGGGGTCTCCTTAAAGGGGCCGCACCGACCACCCCCCCCAtcctctccccccccatcccctgcgtcggtgctcacctgggtggtcCGGGTGCGGGAGAGGTCCGGGGTCGGGGTGGGGGTTCGGGGGCTCCATGGCggggcccggggcggcggcgacGGTGGCGGGCAGGGGCTGGCCGGGGTGGGGACGCCGCCGTGGGGCCCCTGGGGCTCCTTTAAGGGCTCCTGGGTAAATTTAAAGGGGCCGCACGCCTTTCCCATCCCCCCCGCAAGGCCGCCCCGCCCCTCGGCGGGGGGCTGCGGTGGGGGGCGATGAGTTGCCGTCCGGTCTc contains:
- the RTN3 gene encoding reticulon-3 isoform X2 yields the protein MADPTTQSPFVSSSSSSSSGQSQPQLGGCGAAGSAFCAVHDLLFWRDVRKTGIVFGASLLLLLSLATLSAVSVVAHLALALLSVTISLRVYKAVVQAVQKSEEGHPFRAYLELDVTLSPETFQAHATTVAHHLNQVLRLLLRLFLVEDLVDSVKLAMSMWLLTYVGAVFNGITLLILAELLAFTLPPLYEKYKVQIDHYVGIARNQTKDLMAKIQAKLPGLAKKKPE
- the RTN3 gene encoding reticulon-3 isoform X1, yielding MADPTTQSPFVSSSSSSSSGQSQPQLGGCGAAGSAFCADPPASSSSSQPVSLFAASPAGAEAAPGGQGGRGAFLPAPHPAVSSSSSGAPPSKEPDSPESPFEVVPDRAAFDREYGTAAALLGEREVLSQIPEDRICDFPAKPRAGSITGVTAKVPTGLCRQTSGTAAALEEVSKCVREMHSFTNELLSWDLVERNGGNGITSGNGDTSSSGDAGGSGNTGVEADSSGDSDDTVIEEAPVEDLPGGTLPRHRATAGSTGITVAPPPPPLPETPPRPAARDWEEERLTLRALRELGEPPQDTPNPPGDLAEPPLGTQLLPCLAVHDLLFWRDVRKTGIVFGASLLLLLSLATLSAVSVVAHLALALLSVTISLRVYKAVVQAVQKSEEGHPFRAYLELDVTLSPETFQAHATTVAHHLNQVLRLLLRLFLVEDLVDSVKLAMSMWLLTYVGAVFNGITLLILAELLAFTLPPLYEKYKVQIDHYVGIARNQTKDLMAKIQAKLPGLAKKKPE
- the ZFTA gene encoding zinc finger translocation-associated protein; amino-acid sequence: MEPPNPHPDPGPLPHPDHPASPPEPGPRGGRRSSDHCEARASRPGRSRIPGRDHRRYYHERWRAEYLMEFNAARHGMLCMVCGSALATLKLSTIKRHIRQKHPYSGAWGPREKQLVLRSWDSHLGLHAHPDGPPGAGGGGGTGSPSPTRPRRHRRRGCPRPPSPRGGKTSPSGLPVTRVRPGGDSLRGWLRAELLLDLEAGGNRLRCLLCARALPSLHLGDIRRHALDAHPGTLRLGPGERGALLRACRGRGRGDGGNDDDVPDAPQPPSPTEEQEDEAAATEAEAAATGEEEEEGVGGGPPGGCGRRSPPLFSLCPGAPPACTA